A stretch of the Desulforamulus ferrireducens genome encodes the following:
- a CDS encoding SHOCT domain-containing protein, whose product MIEAANHLPYNPQETNYTKITQEEIQREVDYWRAYKILQKMLKAGLISEEEFDKIDKLNIKTFSPMYAQLMA is encoded by the coding sequence ATGATAGAGGCGGCTAATCATTTACCATATAACCCGCAGGAAACGAACTATACAAAGATAACACAAGAGGAAATTCAAAGAGAGGTTGATTACTGGCGGGCATATAAAATTCTGCAGAAGATGCTTAAGGCGGGACTGATTTCAGAGGAAGAATTCGACAAAATCGACAAGTTAAATATTAAAACTTTCTCGCCGATGTACGCACAGCTTATGGCCTAA
- a CDS encoding N-acetylmuramoyl-L-alanine amidase, with translation MKLFTKYMTRNDCYTAGRKITPKGIMVHSTAVPGVMAAEWFSRWNKSYKAGEINRQVCVHAFVDDKEIWQYLPWDHRGWHAGGAANNTHIGFEICEPAGFSYKSGSVMVGYDAAKQEDYFRKAWQNAVELCVMLCKKYGLNENDIICHSEGYKLGIASNHADVMHWFPKHGENMDTFRKAVKKALENSTDTNTDIGIGDMVEFKDSVKNYYPGSVEVPTWVKNDYYHRVTQTLYKGKPVIKGGKECVLLGKKVKKSGGQEIAGINTWVAKENLVIVNSIPDNKGNRTYTVQKGDTLWRIAEKELGRGTRYPEIKKLNGLTSDTIYPGQVLKLPE, from the coding sequence ATGAAGCTTTTTACTAAATACATGACGCGAAACGATTGCTATACAGCAGGCCGCAAAATCACGCCTAAAGGAATCATGGTACATTCGACGGCTGTGCCGGGTGTAATGGCGGCTGAGTGGTTTTCCCGTTGGAACAAATCTTACAAGGCCGGCGAAATAAACAGGCAGGTATGTGTTCACGCTTTTGTAGACGATAAAGAGATTTGGCAATACCTGCCTTGGGATCATCGCGGGTGGCATGCGGGAGGAGCAGCCAACAATACCCATATTGGCTTTGAAATCTGTGAGCCTGCCGGGTTTTCGTATAAATCCGGGTCGGTAATGGTGGGTTATGATGCAGCAAAGCAGGAAGATTATTTCCGTAAAGCGTGGCAGAATGCGGTTGAACTCTGCGTTATGCTCTGCAAGAAGTACGGTCTTAATGAGAATGACATCATCTGCCACTCCGAGGGATATAAGCTCGGTATTGCCAGCAACCATGCTGATGTGATGCACTGGTTTCCCAAGCATGGTGAGAATATGGATACTTTCCGTAAAGCAGTAAAAAAAGCGCTGGAGAACAGTACAGATACCAATACTGATATTGGAATTGGAGATATGGTGGAGTTTAAGGACAGTGTAAAGAATTACTACCCCGGCAGTGTGGAAGTTCCAACGTGGGTCAAAAATGACTATTACCACAGGGTCACACAGACTTTATACAAAGGCAAGCCGGTCATAAAAGGCGGCAAAGAATGTGTTTTGCTTGGCAAAAAGGTTAAGAAATCCGGCGGTCAAGAGATTGCAGGCATAAACACTTGGGTAGCAAAAGAAAACCTTGTAATTGTAAACAGCATTCCTGATAACAAGGGCAATAGAACCTATACAGTGCAAAAAGGCGACACCTTATGGAGAATAGCGGAAAAAGAACTCGGCAGAGGAACAAGATATCCGGAGATTAAGAAACTCAATGGCCTGACTTCAGATACTATTTACCCCGGACAAGTTCTGAAATTGCCGGAATAA